A genomic window from Sporosarcina sp. Marseille-Q4063 includes:
- the purE gene encoding 5-(carboxyamino)imidazole ribonucleotide mutase, with amino-acid sequence MAPKIGVIMGSKSDWETMRHACEVLDELDVSYEKKVVSAHRTPDYMFEYADQAEKRGLAVIIAGAGGAAHLPGMVASKTLLPVIGVPIQSRALNGMDSLLSIVQMPGGVPVATVSIGKAGATNAGILAAQMLGITDKELMKRIDERRLKMKEMALESSGDLV; translated from the coding sequence GTGGCGCCGAAAATTGGAGTTATTATGGGAAGTAAAAGTGATTGGGAAACAATGAGACATGCGTGTGAAGTTTTGGATGAGCTTGATGTTTCTTATGAGAAGAAAGTTGTTTCAGCGCACAGAACGCCTGATTACATGTTTGAATATGCTGATCAAGCCGAAAAACGCGGATTAGCGGTAATCATCGCAGGTGCCGGCGGAGCAGCTCATTTACCGGGTATGGTTGCTTCTAAAACTTTATTGCCGGTAATTGGGGTTCCAATTCAGTCCAGGGCTCTTAATGGCATGGATTCATTGCTTTCAATCGTTCAAATGCCGGGTGGAGTCCCAGTTGCGACGGTTTCCATTGGTAAGGCAGGCGCAACAAATGCTGGTATACTCGCCGCTCAAATGCTTGGGATAACGGATAAAGAGTTAATGAAACGAATAGATGAACGTCGATTAAAAATGAAAGAAATGGCACTAGAAAGCAGTGGTGATTTGGTTTGA
- a CDS encoding NETI motif-containing protein, whose amino-acid sequence MRKKKTMWFEVAENETIDECFKRMEREGYQVVGKKEEPIFSDINGEIVPIRQLIKFKGTLI is encoded by the coding sequence ATGAGAAAAAAGAAAACGATGTGGTTTGAGGTAGCTGAAAACGAAACAATTGATGAGTGTTTTAAAAGAATGGAAAGAGAAGGCTATCAAGTAGTCGGGAAAAAAGAAGAACCTATTTTTTCAGATATTAATGGAGAAATTGTCCCAATCCGTCAGCTTATCAAGTTTAAAGGAACTTTGATATGA
- a CDS encoding DUF2179 domain-containing protein yields MVLIIFAINIVYVTFFTVRMILTLKGYRYIAAGVSMIEVVVYVVGLGLVLDNLNEVQNLVAYAVGYGCGVIIGTKIEEKMALGYITVNVITKDVDMLLPKLLRDQGYGVTDWSANGLEGNRSALQILTPRKYELKLYTAIKELDPKAFIISYEPKAIHGGFWVKSIRRGNLFK; encoded by the coding sequence ATGGTTTTAATTATTTTTGCTATTAATATTGTTTATGTAACATTTTTTACGGTTCGTATGATATTAACGTTAAAAGGGTATAGGTATATTGCGGCTGGTGTTAGTATGATTGAGGTAGTTGTCTATGTGGTTGGACTTGGTTTGGTACTTGATAATTTGAATGAAGTTCAAAATTTAGTTGCCTACGCAGTTGGTTATGGTTGCGGGGTTATAATTGGTACGAAAATAGAAGAGAAAATGGCTTTAGGCTATATAACCGTAAATGTAATCACGAAAGACGTAGATATGCTACTACCTAAATTACTAAGAGACCAAGGGTATGGTGTAACTGACTGGTCAGCGAATGGTCTGGAAGGCAATCGATCTGCGCTTCAAATACTGACTCCGCGAAAATATGAACTCAAACTTTATACGGCTATTAAGGAATTAGATCCAAAGGCATTTATTATTTCTTATGAACCTAAAGCAATTCATGGCGGTTTTTGGGTGAAATCAATTAGGCGAGGTAATTTGTTTAAATGA